One segment of Strix aluco isolate bStrAlu1 chromosome 4, bStrAlu1.hap1, whole genome shotgun sequence DNA contains the following:
- the KIAA0232 gene encoding uncharacterized protein KIAA0232 homolog isoform X3, producing the protein MKKQAAVQCLRSASDESSGIETLVEELCSRLKDLQSKQEEKIHKKLEGSLSPETDLSPTAKDQVEMYYEAFPPLSEKPVCLQEIMTVWNKSKVCSYSSSSSSSTAPPTSTDTSSPKDCNSESEVTKDRSNKVSATVQERTQQKKSKNEKENKFSNNTVEEKPVLYKKQVRHKSEGKMRPRSWSSGSSEAGSSSSGNQGEYKASMKCIKVRHKTREVRNKKGRNGQSRLSVKPGEKADRKVHSGSSSSSSSGSIKQLCKRGKRPLKEIGRKEAGGSDGKDLYLDSRNEKEYKEEPLWYTEPITEYFVPLSRKSKLETTYRNREDIRGVTSEAVEELSESVHGLCISNNNIHKTYLAAGTFIDGHFVEMPAVLNEDIDLAGTSICSQPEDDKYLDDVHLSELTHFYEVDIDQSMLDPGASDKMQGESRILNMIRQKSKEKTDFEAECCIVLDGMELQGESAIWTDSTSSVGAEGWFLQDLSNLAQFWECCSSSSSGDADGESFGGDSPIRFSPILDSTMLNSHMLAGNQELFSDINEGSGINSCFSVFEVQCSNSVLPFSFETLNLGNENADSSSTANILGKTQSRLLIWTKNSAFDENEHCSNLSTRTCSPWSHSEETRSDNETLNIPYEESTQFNAEDINYVVPRVSSSYVDEEILDFLPEETCQQQARTLGEMPTLIFKKKSKLESVCGIQLEQKAESKDYETTQGCSESSPHGDGYSSGVIKDIWTNMTDRNSAAMVEIEGIEDELFSTDVNNYCCCLDTEAKVETLQEPNKAVQRSEYHLWEGQKENLEKRAFVSNDLSKVDGGDYTTPSKPWDVNQDKENSFILGGVYGELKTFNSDGEWAVVPPSHSKGSLLQCAASDVVTIAGTDVFMTPGNSFAPGHRQLWRPFVSFEQNEQSKSGDNGLNKGFSFIFHEDLLGACGNFQVEEPGLEYSFSSFDLNNPFSQVLHVECSFEPEGIASFSPSFKPKSILCSDSDSEVLHPRICGVDRTQYRAIRISPRTHFRPISASELSPGGGSESEFESEKDEGGIAVPSQVDVFEDPQADLKPLEEDAEKEGHYYGKSELESGKFLPRLKKSGMEKSAQTSLDSQEESAGMLPVGNQDPCLECSMKESLDGRAMESSKVNCRIVEPREETSRFCSCKAGCHFPTYEDNPVSSGELEERMSGSQEKQCWWEKALYSPLFPASQCEECYTNAKGENGVGEFADVKEISNDDEHLLDFNMVSSVYEARCADDINAEAKPNGFRKKIYSSDSSSSEDTASEGGSEWADPCEEELFSRTQL; encoded by the exons AGCTCTGGGATTGAAACGTTAGTGGAGGAGCTTTGCTCCAGACTGAAAGACCTTCAGAGTAAGCAAG aggAGAAGATTCACAAAAAGTTAGAAGGCTCTTTGTCTCCTGAGACTGATTTATCTCCCACAGCAAAGGATCAAGTAGAAAT gtACTATGaagcatttcctcctctttctgaaAAGCCAGTTTGCCTGCAGGAAATTATGACTGTATGGAATAAATCCAAAGTATGCTCTTACTCTAGCTCCTCATCTTCATCCACTGCTCCACCAACTAGCACAGATACATCTTCTCCAAAGGACTGCAATAGTGAAAGTGAAGTAACTAAAGATAGAAGTAATAAAGTATCTGCCACTGTACAGGAAAGAACCcagcaaaagaaaagtaaaaatgagaaagaaaacaagtttagTAACAACACTGTTGAAGAAAAGCCCGTTTTGTACAAAAAGCAAGTCCGACATAAGTCTGAGGGAAAGATGCGTCCTCGCTCCTGGTCATCTGGATCCAGTGAGGCTGGCTCAAGTTCTAGTGGTAATCAAGGTGAATACAAGGCATCAATGAAATGTATTAAAGTAAGACACAAAACAAGAGAGGTTCGAAATAAAAAAGGGCGGAATGGGCAAAGCAGGCTTTCAGTGAAACCTGGTGAAAAGGCCGATAGAAAAGTCCACAGCGgaagcagtagcagcagtagcagcGGGTCCATCAAACAGCTGTGCAAAAGAGGTAAAAGGCCATtaaaagaaattggaagaaaaGAAGCTGGCGGTAGTGATGGAAAAGATTTGTATTTAGACAGCAGAAATGAGAAGGAATATAAAGAAGAACCCTTGTGGTATACTGAACCGATTACAGAGTACTTTGTTCCTCTTAGCAGAAAAAGCAAGCTGGAGACTACATACCGCAACAGAGAAGATATACGTGGCGTAACATCAGAGGCTGTAGAAGAGTTGTCTGAATCAGTGCATGGTCTTTGTATTAGCAACAATAATATTCATAAAACATACCTCGCAGCAGGTACTTTCATCGATGGTCACTTTGTAGAAATGCCTGCAGTTCTAAATGAGGATATTGACCTCGCTGGGACCTCAATATGTTCTCAACCAGAGGACGACAAATATTTAGATGATGTTCATCTCTCAGAACTAACACACTTCTATGAAGTGGATATTGATCAATCCATGTTGGATCCTGGTGCCTCAGATAAGATGCAAGGGGAGAGTCGGATTTTAAATATGATTCGAcaaaagagtaaagaaaaaactGATTTTGAGGCAGAATGTTGCATAGTGTTAGATGGAATGGAGTTGCAAGGGGAAAGTGCAATATGGACAGATTCGACCAGCTCTGTTGGTGCTGAAGGGTGGTTCTTGCAAGACCTTAGTAATTTAGCTCAATTTTGGGAGTGCTGTTCATCTTCTAGTTCTGGTGATGCAGATGGGGAAAGTTTTGGAGGAGATTCTCCGATCAGATTCTCCCCCATCTTAGACAGCACAATGCTTAACTCACACATGCTTGCTGGCAATCAAGAGCTCTTTTCAGATATTAATGAAGGGTCTGGTATAAActcttgtttttcagtgtttgaagtgcAATGCAGTAACTCtgttttaccattttcttttgaaacactCAACTTGggaaatgaaaatgcagattCTAGTAGCACTGCTAATATTCTTGGGAAAACACAGTCTAGATTGCTAATATGGACCAAAAATAGTGCCTTTGATGAAAATGAACACTGTTCCAATCTTTCAACAAGAACCTGTAGTCCATGGTCACACTCGGAAGAAACACGTTCAGACAATGAGACTTTAAATATTCCATATGAAGAATCCACGCAATTTAATGCAGAAGATATTAATTATGTAGTTCCTAGAGTGTCTTCGAGTTATGTAGATGAAGAAATTCTAGATTTTTTGCCAGAAGAAACCTGCCAGCAACAAGCTAGAACTTTAGGAGAAATGCCCActttgattttcaaaaaaaaatctaagctagAATCTGTCTGTGGTATTCAGCTagaacaaaaagcagaaagtaaAGACTATGAAACTACACAAGGGTGTAGTGAAAGCAGTCCACATGGAGATGGCTACAGCTCAGGGGTTATTAAAGATATTTGGACAAATATGACAGACAGAAATTCTGCAGCAATGGTAGAAATAGAAGGAATAGAAGATGAATTGTTTTCAACTGATGTAAATAACTATTGCTGCTGTTTGGATACAGAAGCAAAAGTTGAAACCCTCCAGGAGCCCAATAAAGCAGTGCAGAGATCAGAGTATCATCTTTGGGAAGGTCAGAAGGAGAACTTAGAGAAGAGAGCCTTTGTCTCAAATGATCTATCAAAAGTAGATGGTGGTGACTACACTACACCATCAAAACCTTGGGATGTTAACCAGGATAAAGAAAACTCATTTATACTTGGTGGTGTGTATGGGGAGCTCAAAACATTTAACAGTGATGGAGAATGGGCAGTGGTGCCACCTAGTCACTCAAAAGGGAGCTTATTACAATGTGCAGCTTCTGATGTAGTGACAATAGCTGGTACAGATGTTTTTATGACTCCAGGTAATAGCTTTGCCCCTGGTCATAGGCAATTATGGAGGCCATTTGTATCATTTGAACAGAATGAGCAATCAAAGAGTGGAGATAACGGATTAAATAAGGgtttttcttttatcttccaTGAAGACTTACTGGGAGCTTGTGGTAACTTTCAAGTTGAAGAACCAGGGCTTGAATACTCATTCTCTTCCTTTGACCTGAACAATCCATTTTCACAAGTTCTTCATGTAGAGTGTTCTTTTGAGCCAGAAGGAATTGCATCTTTCAGCCCTAGTTTTAAACCTAAATCAATTCTGTGCTCTGATTCAGACAGTGAGGTTTTACACCCCAGGATATGTGGTGTTGATCGAACGCAGTACAGGGCTATACGGATTTCTCCAAGGACTCACTTTCGCCCAATTTCTGCATCTGAACTTTCTCCAGGTGGTGGAAGTGAGTCAGAATTTGAGTCAGAAAAAGATGAGGGAGGTATTGCTGTCCCTTCTCAAGTAGATGTATTTGAGGATCCACAAGCAGATCTCAAACCTCTGGaagaagatgcagaaaaagaaGGGCATTATTATGGAAAATCAGAGCTTGAATCTGGAAAATTCCTTCCCAGATTAAAAAAGTCTGGAATGGAGAAGAGTGCACAAACATCATTGGATTCCCAAGAAGAGTCGGCTGGGATGTTGCCAGTAGGAAACCAAGATCCCTGTTTAGAATGCAGTATGAAAGAATCTCTAGATGGGCGGGCGATGGAGAGCTCTAAAGTAAACTGCAGAATAGTGGAACCGCGTGAGGAAACTAGCAGGTTTTGCAGTTGTAAAGCAGGGTGCCATTTCCCCACGTACGAGGATAATCCCGTTTCTTCAGGAGAGCTTGAAGAG AGAATGAGTGGCAGCCAGGAAAAGCAATGCTGGTGGGAAAAGGCGCTCTATTCTCCCCTTTTTCCTGCATCACAGTGTGAAG